The following proteins come from a genomic window of Nothobranchius furzeri strain GRZ-AD chromosome 1, NfurGRZ-RIMD1, whole genome shotgun sequence:
- the LOC129160687 gene encoding L-threonyl-[L-threonyl-carrier protein] 4-chlorinase-like → MELREARDAFAKLEDEFGKEYTQYSLHNVHLQYPWVMSLTKHPRILQVIQAVLGPDVLLLDSRFICKYPILKPANILENEGSPTKSDGENGLPYVAWHQDMRYWGIAGGPVLSVWLALDDSQKENRVLQVIPGNHCSGMLPHRQATRSGNMLSVNQEIPEELVQVEETVFCPLKAGQMSIHDGFLVHASDPNTSQRRRCGFVIRYVPTCANPIQVRLISSGYFRTSHLLYIIMFLIGSAARILIDPGSFMQQCWLVEKTSSIISPTKAHEGSTMWLAAVVHQSLFCVYHHLIDLSY, encoded by the exons ATGGAGCTGAGGGAAGCCAGAGACGCCTTTGCTAAGCTGGAGGATGAATTTG GTAAAGAGTACACTCAGTACAGCCTCCACAACGTTCACCTCCAGTATCCCTGGGTGATGAGCCTGACCAAACATCCCCGTATCCTGCAAGTGATCCAAGCTGTCCTGGGCCCAGACGTCCTCCTGCTGGACTCTCGTTTCATCTGTAAATACCCGATTCTCAAACCAGCCAACATCCTGGAGAATGAAGGAAGTCCGACCAAGTCTGATGGGGAGAACGGTCTTCCTTACGTCGCCTGGCATCAGGATATGAG GTATTGGGGAATTGCTGGTGGTCCGGTCCTCTCTGTGTGGCTCGCTCTTGATGACTCACAGAAGGAAAACAGAGTCCTTCAGGTTATTCCAG GAAACCACTGCTCTGGCATGCTACCCCATCGCCAAGCCACCCGCTCTGGAAACATGCTGTCGGTCAACCAGGAGATCCCAGAGGagctggttcaggtggaggagacTGTGTTCTGTCCTCTGAAAGCTGGACAGATGTCT ATTCATGATGGATTTCTTGTCCATGCAAGTGATCCCAACACGTCCCAGAGGAGGCGCTGTGGCTTTGTGATCCGTTATGTTCCCACCTGTGCAAACCCCATTCAGGTGAGACTAATCTCTTCAGGGTATTTTAGAACGTCTCACCTTCTTTATATAATCATGTTTCTGATTGGTTCTGCTGCTAGGATCCTGATTGACCCAGGAAGTTTCATGCAACAATGTTGGCTTGTGGAGAAGACCAGTTCAATCATTTCTCCAACAAAAGCTCATGAAGGATCAACCATGTGGCTGGCAGCAGTCGTTCATCAAAGTCTTTTCTGTGTTTATCACCATCTCATTGATTTAAGTTACTAA